The sequence TGTCAGGTTATGGAAATTTGGGTTTTAAATATAATATTACAGAATGCTCAAATTTAGGAATTACAGGTAATTTTTACCCAACTTATGACATATTTAATGGTAAAATAGGAGTTACTTTATTACCTTCTGTATCTTTTGAAACACCTAATTTTACTAGTGGATGGAATATGTATAATTTAAACAGACATGAATTATATATAACTACAAACACACAAAGAGTGAGAAATAGATTTAGTCTTGAATCAGATAAAAACGCATTAGAATTTGCAATAAATTCAAATATAACTTTTCTTGAAGATATTACCCTTGGGGTTGAAGGAAAGTATTCAATAAGAGAAAAAATTGGGTCTTGGGAAGGAAAAGGAATTGCTATTTTTGGCCCAATGGAATTAAATATAGAAATTACTAATATTGGAAATTTTGAATATAATTGGAATATAGACGCATTATACCCAATAAGATATTATAAAAATAAAAAAAATAGAATTACTGAACAGTAATTTTTCCGTTTTTACCTGTTGAAATTTGTAATTCTCCTCTAAATTCAGTTATCCAACCTTCTTCTATTTTTACGTTATCTCCTTCATTAACTTTATCAATATCATCTTCCCATAAAGTCAATTTTATTTCTCCATCTTCGCATTTTAATTTTGCAGATGCTACTCTTGTCTTTTTTCCAAATTTAGTAATTACTTCTCTTGCTTCTTCTTTTTCAATTATTTTTCCAACCAAAGTTGCATTTGAACCTGGGGATAAATCTTTTATTTTTGTCATAAATAACTCACCTTATATATATTCTTCTACCCTATAAACCCTGCCTCTGTACAATATTGATGATGGATCATCATAAAACCTTCTAGTATGCGAATAAACGCAATAATCAAAGGACCCTGCTGTACAAGACAAAGGATCTAAGATATAATACCCATTCTCATTTTTAAGAGCATTAAATCTATGGGCAGTATACGCATTATCATATGTGTAAATCTTTAAAAGGGTATAGTTTTGTTTAATATCTTTAATTTTTGAATTTAAATACAATATTTTGAATAAAGAAGCAGATTCTTTACAATTTATGTGGTCTCTAAAAGAGATTTCTATTGTTTTATAATATATATCTTCGATTCTGTTCATTTCTTTACTTGAATATAACTCTTCTTTTGAGATTTTATTTATTATTCTATAATCTTCAGCACTATATAATCTACTATTATTTAAATTAATAAAATCTACTTCTTTTGGAAAAGGATTAAATAATTTAAAATTTTCAATATGTCTTATTATTTTAACCTCCTCAAAATTACAATAATGAACAAAACCCATTAAACAATAAGGATTTTGCTCAATTAAACTTGTAGTGGTATAAATTACTTCAGTATATGTTGGATAGAATGCTTTTGTAAAAATATCATCTGAAGCAAATATAAAAACAGATAATAATAAAAGTATGAATATCTGTTTTTTTAATAATTTTCGTATTTCCATTGTATTTTTTATACTTTTTGGTGTTTTTATTATTATCTATAGCTCTTTAAAAGGAATTTTTCAAGTTCTATTGGATCTACACTTTCTAAAGTCTTAACTGCAAATGATAATTTTGACTCGCTTGTTGAATAAATATCAAAAAGAATATCTCCTTTCTTAACTTTATCTCCTGCTTCATGATGTAAAACTATACCTGCACCAACATCTCTTGGAGAACCAGCAGCTCTTGCAACTTTAGATAAAATTTTATTATCAATATGATTTATTCTTCCTGCTTTTGATGCTTCATATGAATATACATAATCACCAATTGGGAGGTCATTAATTTTTATATTTGCTTTTCCTCCTTGTGCACCAATTATCTCTCTAAATTTCTTTATTGCTTTTTCATTATTTATTAAATCTTCAGCTACAGCCGAACCTCTACCTTTCTCAACTTTTCCTGATAACTCCAATAAATTACCTGCTAAAACACAGCTTTTTTCTCTTAAATCTTGAGGCCCTTTACCTTCTAGTACTTCTAATACATCTTTACACTCTAATGCAGGCCCAATACCCCAACCAACTGGATCACTTCCATCTGTAATTATCACTTCAATTTCCATATTTAATTTTTTTCCAATATTAATAAAATCATCTGCTAAATCTTTTGCTGTTTGAACATCTTGGAACTTCGCTCCTCTTCCAATAGGTATATCAATAACAACATGGGTTGCATTTACTGCTTTTTTCTTTGCTAATACACTTGCTAACATTACTCCTTTTGGATCTAAACTTAAAGGATGTCTTATTTTTATTAATTTATCATCTGCTGCTGCTAGATTCATACCCCCTCCCCAGACTATTGAACCTTTAGTTTTAAGTACAATCTCTTTTAATTCATCCATTTTAATATCAACTGGCGCTAATACTTCCATAGTATCTGCTGTTCCAGATGCACTTGTAATAGCTCTTGATGAGCTTTTTGGAATATATAATCCTGCTGCTGCTATAATAGGTACAACAACCATTGTTGTTCTATTTCCGGCAATTCCTCCAACGCAGTGTTTGTCTAAAATTGGTTTTTTACCTAAATTTAAAGTATCTCCTGAATTCACTATACTATTTGTTAAAGCAACTGTTTCATCATCATTAATTCCTCGTATATACATTGCACTTATAAAAGCAGCTAATTCAATTTGACTTAATCTATTTGCCATTAAATCCTTAATTATTACTTCCATTTCATTATCAGTTAAAGTTTTACCATCTAATTTCTTTTTTATATAATCAATAGAAAAAGGCCTTTGTAAATGTTTTATATTAATTTTATCTCCTGATTTTGCTTTTAATACTTCTTCAACTTCTGCAAATAACCCTATTTCTCCTCTTTTTATTAAATTTTCACTTAAATCAAACATAGCAACTATTTCTTTATCTCCTTTTTGCAATACTCCCCTATATGCGGGATAAATATCATTTTCAAGTGCTTCTTGTGTATTTAAAACAGCGATTTTACCCCCTGATAATACATCAAATATTTTTGCTTTTGCAGACATTTCTTCAACAATAATTGATTTAGCATCTTTACCATTTTTATTATTTTTCATTTAAATCACCTAAATATCTGGTTTTAATTTTATTTTATTTTTAGCTTTTTTAACAAATTCTTTTGGCTTTAATAAACCTACTTCTGTAATAATCCCATTTATATTTGTGTAAGGAATTATATCAAATGCAGGGTTCAAGATTTTTACTCCTTTGAATTTTTTTGGATCTGCTACTTCTTTTATATCTCTCTGCTCGATTTCAATTTTTTTTCTTTTGTCATATTTATACAATTCAGTAAAAGAATAAATATCTACTTTACTTCTATTTTTTGCTAGTTCTGCTATCATTTTACTTCCTATTTTATTTGCTAAATTTCCATTTCTATCTACTGCATCAGCACCTATAAATACTTTATTTACTTTTTCTATTAAATTCGAAACATTTGAATCTACACTCATAGTTACATCTATTTTGTTTTTAGCTAAATCTCTTGCAGTATCATGACCTTGAAATCTTGGCCTTGATTCTGTATTATACACTTTAAATTTCTTTTTTTGCTTTTTAGCTAAAATTAAAGAATTTATTACAGAAGTTGAATGGCAATGTAATAAAATTACATCTCCATTTTTTACTAAACTGGAACCAAAAACAGCTAATTTATCTCTGTTATTTTCCAATTCGTCTAATACTTCATTTAATCTTATTTTAAGATATTCTTGGATTAATTCAATTGATTTCTTCTTTTTTATTAAATATTGAATTGAATCATAAGTTTCTTCTAAATAATTATCCAACATTGGAGAAGTTGCTCTTAAATTTGAAATATCTAAAGCTGTTTTTTTAGCATGCTCTTGAAATTTTTTAGGATTATTTGTTTTAAAAGTAGTCATTTCTAAGATAAATGCTCTAAATCCTTCTCTTGCTACTCTATGCGCACCTTGAATTTTAAGCGCTTTAATATCCTTACATATACTCTCTACTTTTTTATTCATAAAAAATCTATTATAATGAAATTTATAAATATAAC comes from Candidatus Micrarchaeia archaeon and encodes:
- a CDS encoding AMP phosphorylase; translation: MKNNKNGKDAKSIIVEEMSAKAKIFDVLSGGKIAVLNTQEALENDIYPAYRGVLQKGDKEIVAMFDLSENLIKRGEIGLFAEVEEVLKAKSGDKINIKHLQRPFSIDYIKKKLDGKTLTDNEMEVIIKDLMANRLSQIELAAFISAMYIRGINDDETVALTNSIVNSGDTLNLGKKPILDKHCVGGIAGNRTTMVVVPIIAAAGLYIPKSSSRAITSASGTADTMEVLAPVDIKMDELKEIVLKTKGSIVWGGGMNLAAADDKLIKIRHPLSLDPKGVMLASVLAKKKAVNATHVVIDIPIGRGAKFQDVQTAKDLADDFINIGKKLNMEIEVIITDGSDPVGWGIGPALECKDVLEVLEGKGPQDLREKSCVLAGNLLELSGKVEKGRGSAVAEDLINNEKAIKKFREIIGAQGGKANIKINDLPIGDYVYSYEASKAGRINHIDNKILSKVARAAGSPRDVGAGIVLHHEAGDKVKKGDILFDIYSTSESKLSFAVKTLESVDPIELEKFLLKSYR
- a CDS encoding DNA-binding protein, translated to MTKIKDLSPGSNATLVGKIIEKEEAREVITKFGKKTRVASAKLKCEDGEIKLTLWEDDIDKVNEGDNVKIEEGWITEFRGELQISTGKNGKITVQ